The DNA window GTTGGTCCACGCGGTCCAGGGTCGGAACAGGAGGCAGGTCCCATTCTGTCTCCTGCTCCGGGGAAGCCCACCGGGCCCTGGCGTGCCCCTCACAAAGCCGCGTCTGCGCGCTTCTCCCGCAGCTGAAACACACATGGGTCCGTggctgccttctttctttctctcacgtTCTGTTTAAGGCACTGAATTCCTGAGGgtcctgtccctccctgcccctcatccTGGAGGAAGCAAATCATTCAGCAGGGATACAATTGGCTAATAAATAGAGGGCAGGTGTCAGCAGGGAGGTAACTGAGAGTGTGACGGTAATAAATACAGGAGCCGGGTGGGGGTTGTCTCTCTTCTGAGGGGCTGGTTACCTCCGGGGAACAGTATTGCCGCACCTGCCAGAGACCAAACACAGAAAGGGGGTATCAGCACCCTGTGAGGGCAGGGTCCCTCctatgggaggggggacaggcCTGGAGGGAAAGCTTGGACAGGGAGCACAGGGAGATTGCAGCACTCCTGGGTCTCTGCTTGCACCGAGGCCAAGACGCTAGGAGTTACCCTTCACCAAGCACTTACCCACGTGCCCAGCCCTGTGCTAAGCCCTCTTTCATTGCCCTTTAACAACATCCCATGAGGAAGGCCCTGCTATCATGACCCtttagaagacaaaacaaaaacaaaaaacaactaaggcccagaaaggttaagaaacttgcccgaggtcacacagctagtcagtgaCAGAGCCAACTTTGAACCCAGCCTGGCTTCATGCAATAATGCCTCCGGTTACTCGAGGACCACAGTCTTCTAACAGGGGTACGGGCAACCCTAGATGTGCATGAAGATTGTCCAAGGGGTATGTGAGTATGGATGGTGTTAAGAGAATCAGTTTTCAGCCTCCACACGTCCTCTGCCTGAAAACTGCATGAGAAATTGCCTGAGGTCTGTTTCCCCACCACCTTGGTCACAACTGCCCCGCTCCctttaggaaggaaagaagcatcTTGTCCTTTCCAAATCCAGCTCAGTACTTTGCCCCAGGGTAAAACTagtggggtggggacagtgaCCAAAAGAACAACCTGAGATATCCATGTAGGTGCTGAAAAAGGAGATATGGCCAATGACCAGGTAACCAAGGCTTTCGCAAGTCAAGTGGTTTCCAAGTCTTCGCTTTCAACAAAATTGAACAATTTAACCGAACTGTCAGCTCATAAGCCAAGAGAAGTAATTTTTGTTAGCAGATCACCTTGAGGCTTTTGGCAAATAACTTGGAAGGAGTTCAAATGATTGTATGACATCTAGTCCCATTTACTTCTTTCTGGGAGCATGGTTTCTCAACCTTTCCctctattaaaaaatgaaaatggaattaatgcTGAATCCTGTCTCAGTCTGGCAGGAGGTAACATTTGTTAGTGGATTcattaactaattaaaaagaGGTAGCCACCATCATCTCATTGAGATGCATTCCCTGTAAGATTGATTATACttttatgtttaacatttattaaaatatgacaTATCTGTGCTGTTTGGATCAACTGGTACTACCAATAATTACCGTGATAACTTATTCCAGGAAAGGACTTAGTTTAGAGTTTTCTGttcacaggaaaatgaaaacaattcaaatttaTACACCATTGTTATGGCAGATAAATGTGACAAGGGGACACATAATGGacttttgaacattaaaaaaaatattaaactaggggcgcctgggtggctcggtcagttaagcatccgacttcggctcaggtcatgatctcacactccgggagttcgagccccgcgtcgggctctgtgctgacagctcagagcctggagcctgctttggattctgtgtctccctctctctctgcccctcccctgctcacactctgtctttctctctctctctcaaaaataaattaacattaaaaaaacaaaaaaacaacaacaaaaaaattgggCTGAAATTCTATGGGGGAAGCAGAATGGAAACACAGGTTCAAGTTAAAAAGAAGCAACGTAAACATGCAGCTATTAAAGCAAAGCgttcacatttgtttttaagtgcGTGATGGGAACTCTTAGGGTGGCTGATTCTATAGGGTGTACCCAAAGAATTCTATAATGactttattaaaacattaatatttatacCATGCCAGAAACGATATCCTATGTACCTATTTATACTTTTGATGAACTTCTAATTTTTCAAGTTCAATGTCAACTTAAAAAGAAGCGAGGGAGAACGTGGGCTTTTGAAATTCTCTCAGGAGATTCCCAAATGAGATGTTTGAGGACCACTGTCCAGGCAGATGGAGGAACGGGACACTTTCTATGTGGGGCTgccgggcaggggctgggggcgggggcggtgcaCATGGACCACACTGCCGGCTCTTTCCCCAAGTCCATGCCTGGGCCCAAGGGGGAAGCGAGGGCTGCACACATTCAGGAGACCGGCATCCCCAGTACCCCTGTCTTCACAGGGCCACTAGGAAGTAGCCCCAGATGTGTTTTCAGTTGTGAGAATATTTTTCACTAGAATGGAAGCACTATAGGAGCAAGAATCATGTTGGTTTGTTCATGGAGGTACCTCGTACACAGTAAGTGCTTGGGAGATGCGTGTAGAATGACTGCATGTTCTCCTCCTTCTACACACAGAGGAaaatgagggtcagagaggtcACGTGACTTGCTAAAGGCCATGAAGAGACTCAGGGCTAAGCCTGATGAAGAACCAAGTTCCCCTGATGCTTCCTGGGCCCTAGATTCCCTAGGAGACACTTGCCTGTTCTGCCCCAAGACTGCCCTGGCCTTGCCTTTCCCCTTCCCGACCACTGATCCCTGCTGGCAGGGCAGGGGCCCCCTCTGGCCCAGACTCCTTGCCATCCCTGGTCCCCCCCTCCGCGCACTCACAGGTGGCAGTCTCTgggtctctgcttctctctcttcctcttccccctgcccttGGGTCTCCTCCTGCAATAAGCCAAAAGCGTCAAGACAAAGTGGCTGGGGGCCCCCATGCTAGGACAGAGGCTGGCAGGCCCGAGAATAGCCCGGAGCCCCAGCCAGGCCACTTACCTTTCTGGCTTCATCTTCTCCCGCAGAGGCCTGGGAAAACAGACAGAGAGACCAGGGGACAATCAGGAAGCCAGTAAGTAGGGGGCTCcccgccacccaggcacctctcagaCATCCAGCCCTGGTCCTGCAGTTAGTGTTGAGACCACCAGGGGGCAGAATGGAGCCAGTGAGGGAGGGACGGCCAGAGGCCTCTGGACGTCAGCTTCCACTCAAAGCTCTTGTGACCCCACCGCTAGAATTAGGAACCTCCTCTTGGGCCCCTTCCCACAGCCTTGTGCACTCCTCAGCCTCTTGGCATCAAGTCTGTGGACTTGCGGGTTTGTTCTCTGCTGATTTTCTCTGTTCAGTTCCTTCCCTGGtacctgcccttcctcccagagTGCATGCTGGGAGTTTCTACAAGGACAGCGAATGAGGGGCAAAGCCATGGACTGGAGGATGGTTGCCACCAGCTCAGGATGCCTGTTGGGGCACAAcggccacccccaccctggggatGTATGACACTGCGGGTGACAGCAGGGGGAGTGCGTGAGGGGGTGACGCTAAGGgaggtgagcacgagccccacaGTCACCAGGCATGTCCTAGTTCTGCCTCCAGGGCTGTGGCTGTTCGCCCAGAAGTGAGAAGAAAGGTGTCCCTGTTGCCCAACCCACTGGAAGGGAACAGGGCCTCCGTCTTTCCTGGGAACAGGGGTGGGGGCGTGGGCAGTATGGTAACAGTCGGCTTTGGGGCCGGGGCAATGCTGCCCCAGGCTGGCTGTCATCCTTAGGAGCCAGTGCAGGGTACCAGGGCATCCTGGTACCAGGGACTGCCTGGTCATGTCTCTGCCATCTTGGGCCAGTCAGAGACGGTCTGTGAGCCTTCGTCTCCTCGGTCTGCCTGCCCCAAAAGAGTGGCTGTGAGGGCAGAGGTGACGTAGAAGGTGAAATGTCACCATCTGGCACTGTGCCCAGAAGGGTTCATTACTGAGCTATTGTTACATGACTAAGCCCTGGCCAGGACggaaaggaggaaatggagtGAAGCAGGGCCTCCAATAGAGGTAGAGTGAAGAGGGCCTAGAGCCTGGGCTCTGGTCCAAAAGGGGTGGCCCGAGTCCTGGACAGGAGGcagggcccagcccagggcaGCAGTGAGGCTCCTGAAGAATGTGGTTATGGCCATGAGAGGCAGCATGAGAAATGGAAGGCTTAGGGATTATATAGGCTGGGGTTCCCTGACTAGCCTCAGTttacctcatttgtaaaatggggatgacaataGTACCTGCCTCCTAGGGTTGTTATGAGAGGAGGGACCTTGTCTGTCTTGCTCACCACTGTATCCCAAGCATCTagggcagtgcctggcatacagcaggcactcaataaatgtttgttgaatgaatgagaaaacatTCAAGTGCCTAGTGTGGGGCACAAAAGAGGTGCACACAATAAATGGTGCCTCTCCCCCTGTCTTCTGGCCTCAGGTCAGGGCTCGGGACCTCTAGTCTGGTGCCTCCATCTATGTATGGCCCAGGGCACCAGGAGAATGGGTTCCAGCCCATTTCTCTCCTCCCTGAGCCTGGTTAAAGTGCCAGGCCTGCTGCCCCTGGTAACTAATGTTCAGGGTGCTCTGGGCAAAGGCAGCAAGACTGCTGGTTAGAGGCTCTGCCAGGCGGAGGTTGGCTTTAAAGAAAGCCACTGACTCCTTCTTTCTGCCACTTTTCTCCTGCCAGAGCGtatccctctctgtgcccctcagtCCAGTCGCCCCTTCCCTGGGCGCCAGCCTGGCCTAGGACTAAGTCCAGGCTAGCAATGTCTTAGCCCCAGGCACGTCTTCCAGGGCTGTGGCGGCCCCCTCCCACCTCAGGGAGGGGGAGAGcgcacccccagcccctccaagTCTGGGACGGACCCTGGCTTCCTCTGCCCCTGTGGCTTCTCAGGCAACTGTGTTCCAGCTGATGGGACCACTTCCCCGGGCAAAACTGGCTGATGTGGAGCATAAAAGGCAGCTGCTACTGGTCCCTTATTTCCTTCGTCTCCCTCAGCCAGGAAGACAGCGCAGGAGGGATGGGCAGCCACTGGGCTGAGGCTCCCAAATGAGAAGGGCCTGTCCCTGCCGCTCCCCGAGGACCTACCTGCACTCGCAACGGACGTGCTGAGAGAATGTCAGCTCCACGTAGGAGGGCCGGTCCTCAGAGTGGATCTTCAGGAGCTTCCAGGAGAGAAAGGTTTAAGGCCGGGATTGGAGGATGGCCCCTGGGTTTCCAATagtctctccaccccctccccgggAGCGGGACCTGACTCCTTGTTTGCCACCAGCCTTGGGATCACATACTCTCATTGTGCTTTGAGTCGGGGGCAAACAGCCCTCCCACCTGCATGTGGATCTGAGGGAGGcccctgtccctccttccccGGGGCCACCAGCATGGCAATAGTGTAGGAAGGGAGACTCTGCTGTGGAGTCGGAGCGACCTACGTACAGTCTTGGTTCTTCTACCTGCTGAGCCAGTGAAATGCCAGCTCTGAACCTCAAGcccttcatctgtgaaatgtaaATAACACTTGCCTTGAAGGATCGCGTGTTGACGTAACAGAAGTAACATTTAGGAGCACCTAGCACAGGGCTTGGCCTTACTAGCAAGTGCTTAATaaacaaggtgtgtgtgtgtgtgtgtgtgtgtgtgtgtgtgtgtgtgtgtgtacgcgtgcccatgtgcacacacgcaaAGCTCAGGGCACCGAATGCCCCTGGTACACACGAGGACTGCTTGCATCTGAACAGGTTTCCTTTCCAAACTCCACCAGACGTCCTTGGGTCATGGGGTAGGACCAGGCTAGAGCCCTTGGAGTGGGCTCCAAGCTGGGACGGGGCTCGGGAAGGGGGGAGCACTGTACTGGGGTGGGGAGTGCCGGGGCCTCGGAGTCAGTTCTGGTCCCGGGACCTTGgcctgctctcctcccctccctacctGCATGGTGACATTGACCGTCTCTACGGGCACGCAGTGCAGGTTCTCATCACCACAGCAGCCGGTGCAGCGCAGCAGGGAGATGCAGGAGGGGCTGAACATGTGCTGCACCTCACTGGGGTACTCCGACACGATGTCCACCAGCCTCTCTAGTGCCCGGCAGTAGCTGCGGCCCCACACTTCCTGGAAGGGCACCACTACAAGGAGGCACAGACAGCTGGGTCAAGTCAGGAGGAGCCTGCCCCTCAAAGGCCCAGTGCCAGCTCCCCAAGCCCCGCAGGGCCTTCCAGGTTCAGCCCGcactccctcctccaggaagcccccagCCTGTATGAGCTCTGTGCTCTGAACTCCTGACATGATGCCTCTGGGAGGACTGCTGGACCCCTTGCTCCTCTGCCGGACAGAAACCACAGTGGAATGGAGTTTCTCAGGGTCTGGCCTCTCTGCTCTGTTCTCAACGCAGGCACCCACATCTGCCGTGG is part of the Neofelis nebulosa isolate mNeoNeb1 chromosome 7, mNeoNeb1.pri, whole genome shotgun sequence genome and encodes:
- the PGF gene encoding placenta growth factor isoform X2, producing MPAMRLFTCFLQLLAGLALPAVPPQQWALSAGNGSSEVEVVPFQEVWGRSYCRALERLVDIVSEYPSEVQHMFSPSCISLLRCTGCCGDENLHCVPVETVNVTMQLLKIHSEDRPSYVELTFSQHVRCECRPLREKMKPERCGNTVPRR
- the PGF gene encoding placenta growth factor isoform X1; the encoded protein is MPAMRLFTCFLQLLAGLALPAVPPQQWALSAGNGSSEVEVVPFQEVWGRSYCRALERLVDIVSEYPSEVQHMFSPSCISLLRCTGCCGDENLHCVPVETVNVTMQLLKIHSEDRPSYVELTFSQHVRCECRPLREKMKPERRRPKGRGKRKREKQRPRDCHLCGNTVPRR